A DNA window from Anastrepha obliqua isolate idAnaObli1 chromosome 5, idAnaObli1_1.0, whole genome shotgun sequence contains the following coding sequences:
- the LOC129248317 gene encoding guanine nucleotide-binding protein subunit alpha homolog, producing the protein MGGDAAIRRSATLASTHNEMGTMAHLMEGQRDTEAYRTSRQGSGLLSSRFACLRCCGNVLSYLVRLRNTPEELEQRYKSREIDKFLEKEKHTFRRQVKLLLLGAGESGKSTFLKQMRIIHGINFEPELIREYQYVIYQNVLRGMQVLIDARQKLEIPWENNERENDANYAKLIECCNVEIDNFIQWAPYIRRLWQDRGIRRAYERRREFQISDSVSYFLNDIDRLATYDYVPTHKDILHCRKATKGVYEFCVKIQNIPFVFVDVGGQRTQRQKWTKCFDSSVTSIIFLVSSSEFDQVLAEDRKTNRLEESKNIFDTIVNNNTFKGISIILFLNKTDLLEQKVRNPETDIRWFYPQFSGNPHSLLDVQNFTLQMFMSVHKSPQSRIYHHFTTAIDTRNIKIVFNSVKDTILQRNLNALMLQ; encoded by the exons ATGGGTGGTGACGCAGCGATTCGTCGTAGCGCTACACTTGCATCTACGCACAATGAGATGGGTACAATGGCACACTTGATGGAAGGACAACGCGATACTGAGGCATACCGTACAAGTAGACAGGGAAGTGGACTATTGTCGTCAAGATTTGCTTGCCTTCGTTGTTGTGGAAATGTTCTATCATACCTTGTACGTTTACGCAACACACCAGAAGAGTTGGAACAGAGATATAAATCTCGGGAAATCGACAAGTTTTTGGAGAAGGAGAAGCACACCTTCCGCCGACAG gtGAAACTATTGCTTTTGGGGGCTGGCGAATCAGGAAAATCTACTTTTCTCAAACAAATGCGTATAATACACGGAATTAACTTTGAACCCGAACTAATTCGCGAATACCAATATGTGATATATCAAAATGTACTACGAG gaATGCAAGTATTGATTGACGCACGTCAAAAACTGGAAATCCCTTGGGAAAACAACGAAAGAGAAAACGACGCGAATTACGCCAAATTAATCGAATGCTGTAATGTAGAAATCGACAATTTTATACAGTGGGCTCCATACATCCGTCGACTGTGGCAAGATCGTGGCATAAGGCGTGCCTATGAAAGGCGAAGAGAATTTCAAATT agTGATTCTGTCAGTTATTTCCTGAATGATATTGACCGCCTTGCTACGTATGACTACGTGCCGACACACAAAGATATTTTACACTGTCGGAAAGCAACCAAAGGAGTTTatgaattttgtgtaaaaatacaa AACATTCCATTTGTGTTTGTTGATGTTGGTGGCCAACGTACTCAACGACAAAAGTGGACCAAATGTTTTGATTCGTCAGTGACATCGATAATTTTCTTAGTCTCCAGTTCAGAATTTGATCAGGTCCTTGCTGAGGATAG AAAAACAAACCGACTGGAAGAATCGAAAAACATATTCGACACAATCGTTAACAATAATACGTTTAAGGGAATATctataatattgtttttaaacaaaactgATTTGCTTGAGCAAAAAGTACGCAATCCAGAGACTGATATCCGCTGGTTTTATCCTCAATTCAGCGGAAACCCACATTCGCTGCTCGACGTGCAGAATTTTACTTTGCAAATGTTTATGAGTGTGCACAAAAGTCCACAAAGCCGCATCTATCACCACTTCACCACTGCCATAGATactcgaaatattaaaattgtcttCAATTCAGTTAAAGATACAATATTACAGAGAAATTTGAATGCCTTGATGTTACAATGA
- the LOC129247844 gene encoding uncharacterized protein LOC129247844 isoform X1: protein MFTTKGIASSVNRLSAINSLSFRKEFNGVYTHTGLRQLHTTIVCPNNARVATLPLPNNIDPAESTRFSPNRTRDINGPVILSQQAQSVLSKIDITADNSAATTNNTLSDSYGQQDPHIQSYDCFGAVSLNAVMQSNVPNPYGGMNKFSHLNMPGGQWSQEGKFMSHNLHSSHYTNLRKDVRSNWMTYDQDYNINKKEYAATATNTLLKNNIMPSLEKRHYCTKVEGDKQPTVLSKKEQLKKAFKDYGSTVIIFHVTISLASLGACYLLVSGGIDIVPILERLGLASTALSNKITTGASTFVIAYAIHKVFAPVRISITLGATPFIVRFMRSKGYMKPPKK, encoded by the exons ATGTTTACTACAAAAGGTATTGCTTCTTCAGTGAATCGGCTGAGTGCAATAAATTCATTAAGCTTCAGAAAAGAATTCAATGGTGTTTATA CCCATACTGGATTAAGGCAATTGCATACAACTATTGTTTGTCCGAATAATGCACGAGTTGCTACATTACCGTTACCCAACAACATCGATCCAGCTGAGTCTACGCGTTTTTCACCAAATCGTACTCGGGATATAAATGGTCCTGTGATTCTTTCACAACAAGCTCAATCGGTTTTATCCAAAATAGACATAACGGCAGACAACTCagctgcaacaacaaacaacacttTGAGTGACAGCTATGGTCAGCAAGATCCTCATATACAATCTTATGACTGCTTCGGCGCGGTGAGTCTCAACGCAGTTATGCAAAGCAATGTGCCCAATCCATATGGTGGGATGAACAAGTTCTCGCATTTAAATATGCCTGGAGGGCAATGGTCTCAAGAGGGTAAATTCATGTCGCATAACTTGCACAGCTCCCATTATACTAATTTGCGCAAGGATGTGCGTTCTAACTGGATGACATATGACCAggattataatattaataaaaaag AGTACGCAGCTACAGCAacaaacacacttttaaaaaataatataatgccAAGTTTGGAAAAACGTCATTATTGTACAAAAGTCGAAGGAGATAAACAACCTACAGTTCTAAGCAAAAAGGAGCAGCTTAAAAAGGCGTTCAAAGACTATGGATCCACAGTAATAATATTTCATGTGACTATATCATTGGCATCGCTGGGAGCTTGTTATTTACTAGTTTCTGG AGGAATAGATATTGTTCCAATTTTAGAACGCCTTGGCTTAGCATCAACAGCGCTTTCGAATAAAATTACGACTGGTGCCAGCACTTTTGTTATTGCATATGCCATACACAAAGTATTTGCGCCGGTACGAATAAGCATTACATTGGGCGCCACCCCATTTATAGTACGATTTATGCGGTCCAAGGGTTATATGAAGcctccaaaaaaataa
- the LOC129247844 gene encoding uncharacterized protein LOC129247844 isoform X2 — MFTTKGIASSVNRLSAINSLSFRKEFNGVYTHTGLRQLHTTIVCPNNARVATLPLPNNIDPAESTRFSPNRTRDINGPVILSQQAQSVLSKIDITADNSAATTNNTLSDSYGQQDPHIQSYDCFGAVSLNAVMQSNVPNPYGGMNKFSHLNMPGGQWSQEGKFMSHNLHSSHYTNLRKDVRSNWMTYDQDYNINKKEE; from the exons ATGTTTACTACAAAAGGTATTGCTTCTTCAGTGAATCGGCTGAGTGCAATAAATTCATTAAGCTTCAGAAAAGAATTCAATGGTGTTTATA CCCATACTGGATTAAGGCAATTGCATACAACTATTGTTTGTCCGAATAATGCACGAGTTGCTACATTACCGTTACCCAACAACATCGATCCAGCTGAGTCTACGCGTTTTTCACCAAATCGTACTCGGGATATAAATGGTCCTGTGATTCTTTCACAACAAGCTCAATCGGTTTTATCCAAAATAGACATAACGGCAGACAACTCagctgcaacaacaaacaacacttTGAGTGACAGCTATGGTCAGCAAGATCCTCATATACAATCTTATGACTGCTTCGGCGCGGTGAGTCTCAACGCAGTTATGCAAAGCAATGTGCCCAATCCATATGGTGGGATGAACAAGTTCTCGCATTTAAATATGCCTGGAGGGCAATGGTCTCAAGAGGGTAAATTCATGTCGCATAACTTGCACAGCTCCCATTATACTAATTTGCGCAAGGATGTGCGTTCTAACTGGATGACATATGACCAggattataatattaataaaaaag AGGAATAG